One window from the genome of Eucalyptus grandis isolate ANBG69807.140 chromosome 7, ASM1654582v1, whole genome shotgun sequence encodes:
- the LOC108961146 gene encoding uncharacterized protein LOC108961146: protein MLTSLELECLRELKCLYKGTHTSHWPALKTLKVHGCDKVEILASHLENEMPLDKQPLLLIEKGAFPNLQELKLDLSKRMEIWHGHFHDGEFFCKLSLLKLCHLSQESSISTCRFVESLTNLEELVVCESYLEDPSSNEEAIEGTSREMKVILPFSRYIQHLQTLDVSYCDGLSKMLTPTIAENLVALTKLRISNCRILTEIINDEKGGDGRVVAFNQLKYMELDGLIGLRSFSSGGYTLMFPLLEDIIVTRCPNMKFFSQGPMEASKLKRVQVSKEAWFWAGNLNITIQNMFEEMGTFAGVEKMLLSEFPGLIGKWHNELNPIKSYWQLKSVVVDKCPSFINAIPSRLMLVLDNLSYLQVRDCELLEEIFDLEGLEVVESTRVLPQLRELNLVNLPKLRRLWNRDLQESLCFNSLESLILYNCSNLGHAFSPSMAQCLANLELMEIKECGQMEGVIVEEEAKGSAMKKITFPKLQRMTMEYLPNLTCFLLGKNHMLECPKLEMMIIAHCPKMESLIGQSQMEDDHSTPSFFTSQPITWKLCSPPPGMALLPLSLSSAKVHLYT from the exons ATGTTAACCTCCCTTGAGCTTGAGTGTTTGAGAGAGTTGAAGTGCCTCTACAAAGGAACACATACTTCCCATTGGCCGGCATTGAAGACCTTGAAGGTGCATGGCTGTGACAAAGTGGAGATACTTGCATCACACCTTGAGAATGAGATGCCACTTGATAAACAACCTCTCTTGTTGATAGAAAAG GGCGCATTCCCTAATCTCCAAGAGTTAAAGTTGGATTTATCGAAACGGATGGAGATATGGCATGGGCATTTTCATGATGGAGAATTCTTTTGCAAGCTTAGTTTGCTTAAGCTTTGTCATCTCTCCCAAGAGTCTTCAATATCCACATGTCGCTTCGTTGAGAGTTTAACCAACTTGGAAGAGCTTGTTGTATGTGAATCTTATCTAGAAGACCCAAGCAGCAATGAGGAAGCCATAGAAGGCACGAGTCGTGAGATGAAAGTAATATTACCCTTTTCAAGATATATTCAACATCTGCAAACTCTAGATGTGTCATATTGTGATGGGTTATCAAAAATGCTCACACCGACAATTGCTGAAAATTTGGTGGCACTCACAAAATTGAGGATAAGTAATTGTAGAATATTGACAGAAATCATTAATGATGAGAAAGGTGGGGATGGCCGTGTGGTGGCTTTCAATCAACTGAAGTATATGGAGCTTGATGGGTTGATAGGGTTGAGAAGTTTCAGCTCGGGTGGATACACTTTGATGTTCCCGCTCTTGGAAGATATCATTGTGACTAGATGTCCCAACATGAAGTTTTTCTCTCAAGGACCAATGGAGGCATCAAAGTTAAAGAGAGTTCAAGTATCAAAGGAAGCATGGTTTTGGGCAGGAAACCTCAACATCACCATCCAGAATATGTTTGAAGAAATG GGCACGTTTGCTGGAGTAGAGAAAATGTTGCTATCTGAGTTCCCTGGGTTGATTGGAAAATGGCACAACGAACTTAATCCCATCAAGTCGTATTGGCAACTAAAATCAGTGGTGGTAGATAAATGTCCATCATTTATTAACGCTATTCCATCCAGATTGATGCTTGTCTTAGACAATTTGAGCTATTTGCAAGTGCGTGATTGTGAGTTGCTTgaagaaatatttgatttggaAGGGCTGGAGGTTGTGGAAAGCACTCGAGTACTGCCTCAGCTACGGGAATTGAACTTGGTCAATCTACCAAAATTAAGGCGACTGTGGAACAGAGATCTTCAAGAATCGCTATGCTTCAATTCTCTAGAAAGTCTCATCCTTTATAATTGCAGCAACTTGGGACATGCTTTCTCTCCATCAATGGCTCAGTGCCTTGCCAATCTTGAACTAATGGAAATAAAGGAGTGTGGTCAAATGGAAGGAGTGATCGTAGAGGAAGAAGCAAAGGGAAGCGCAATGAAGAAGATTACATTCCCAAAGCTCCAGCGGATGACGATGGAATACTTGCCCAATTTGACTTGTTTCCTCTTGGGAAAAAATCATATGCTGGAATGCCCCAAATTAGAAATGATGATAATTGCCCATTGCCCCAAGATGGAAAGTTTGATTGGGCAATCTCAGATGGAGGATGACCACAGCACCCCTTCATTTTTCACTTCCCAG CCCATCACTTGGAAGCTCTGCTCTCCTCCTCCTGGTATGGCtctgctccctctctctctttcctccgcgAAGGTGCATCTCTATACGTGA